Genomic window (Rossellomorea aquimaris):
ATGGTACTTCCTGCTCTTCACCTTTAGCTAACGTTGATTGAATCGCTTTCGTCAACGATCTCTCCATTAGATACAGATGATCCAGCACTTGCATGATTGTCCATCGACTTTCCTCAATTCTTTTGTTCATATCATCATTGGTTAAATCGCTCACACTATTCAATAGGTCAGAACGGATGTCCTCAATCATGTTAATCTCTTGATCCATACAAGTTCCTCCTCAAGGGGTAGTTTCTCCATCCATTTTACTCTTTTAGAAAGATGGACGTACAGTAATAGCACTTTTGAAAAAAAAGCTCAGGAATCTGAGCTTTTCAGCAGATATGGTAATTTAACTTTAACTTTCACTTCCGGCCTTTTCTCCTGCTCCATCAAAATCAGGGGCAACAGCTTTCCGGATGAATAACGATATAAGGAAAGCGACGGCAGCTAAGGCAAGAGCAAACCAATAAGCATGATGTACACCATAGGTCATGGCATTATTTAAAAGTCCTTCTGTCACCTCACCCGATTGACCTTCAATATACCCGGCCTGACTTTGTGTCATGATGCTGACAAAGATCGAAACACCCAGAGCTCCTGCGACTGGCTGCAAGGTGTTTGCAATGGCGGTTCCATGTGGATATAAATGCTTTGGTAGTTCATTTAAACCATTCGTTTGTGCAGGCATCATGATTGCTGAAATGGAAAGCATCAGAACCATATAGAAAAGAACGAATAACCAGATTGGTGTAGATGGATTAATCGTGCTGAAGAAAATCATTACCCCCACTAAGGTTAAGGTTCCTGGAATGATCAGTTTTCTTGGGCCGTATTTATCGAATAACGATCCCATCGTTGGAGACATCAGACCATTTAAGAGTGCCCCGGGAAGTAATAATAATCCGGCTGCTTTTGCAGAATATCCGAGAGGTCCTTGTAAGTACATTGGCATGACGATTTCGGATGCAAACATTGCCATGATGACAATGACGAAGATCGATACTCCTCTCGCATAGCTTTTATATCGGAAAACACGAACATCGAGGAGTGGTTCATCAAGCTTTAATTGACGTAAGACGAATAGAATCAAGCTTATAACCGCCATTGAAATAATCACGATAATTTTAAGAGACGTAAATCCAGCAGCCTCTTCTCCCGCCGAACTAAATCCGTAAACAATTCCTCCAATACCGATTGAAGAAAGGATAATGGACAAGATATCCACACTGGGACGGGTGATTTCGCCGACATTTTGTAAATATTTTAGAGCGAATAGAATAGAGAAAACGGCGAAGGGAATGACCGTAATGAATAACCATCTCCACCCTAACAAGTCGACAATCACTCCGGAAAGAGTCGGGCCGATCGCTGGTGCGAACATAATGACAAGTCCGAACGTACCCATGATTTTACCACGGACTTCCGGTCGGTATATTAATAATAAGGCATTCATGATGACCGGAATGAGTAAACCTGTCCCAACTGCCTGAATCATCCGTCCGGCAAGTAACATAGGGAAATTAACGGC
Coding sequences:
- a CDS encoding MDR family MFS transporter, producing the protein MSSKINTKAILITFMIGAFFAILNETLLNIALTELMAVFNVDAPTVQWLATGFMLVMGVLMPISALLIQWFTTRQMFIGVMSVFLLGTVIAACAVNFPMLLAGRMIQAVGTGLLIPVIMNALLLIYRPEVRGKIMGTFGLVIMFAPAIGPTLSGVIVDLLGWRWLFITVIPFAVFSILFALKYLQNVGEITRPSVDILSIILSSIGIGGIVYGFSSAGEEAAGFTSLKIIVIISMAVISLILFVLRQLKLDEPLLDVRVFRYKSYARGVSIFVIVIMAMFASEIVMPMYLQGPLGYSAKAAGLLLLPGALLNGLMSPTMGSLFDKYGPRKLIIPGTLTLVGVMIFFSTINPSTPIWLFVLFYMVLMLSISAIMMPAQTNGLNELPKHLYPHGTAIANTLQPVAGALGVSIFVSIMTQSQAGYIEGQSGEVTEGLLNNAMTYGVHHAYWFALALAAVAFLISLFIRKAVAPDFDGAGEKAGSES